In Tursiops truncatus isolate mTurTru1 chromosome 19, mTurTru1.mat.Y, whole genome shotgun sequence, a genomic segment contains:
- the KLHDC4 gene encoding kelch domain-containing protein 4 isoform X9 codes for MGASQVRSPGGPSGRSGHRMVAWKRQLILFGGFHESTRDYIYYNDLYAFNLDAFTWSRLSPSGTGPTPRSGCQMTVTAQGSIVIYGGYSKQRVRKDVDRGTQHSDMFLLKAEEGREGRWAWTRVNPSGAKPTPRSGFSVAVAPNHQTLLFGGVCDDEEDESLEGHFLSDLHFYDPVRNRWFAGQLKGPKVEKRRRRRGRRGEPGDSSKQELKGTRAQEPLQVARELVAEDGTVATVQQGLAARGPAGQPESDDSDDGPSEAAVPAVEPSARSSAMLAVKHGRLYLYGGMFEAGDRQVTLSDLYCLDLHKMEEWTVLVEMDPESQEWLEETDSEEDSDEVKGAEGGGESEEDEDSGEEAREQRPSAAPGEPFADSLPRTEQ; via the exons ATCACCAGGCGGTCCTTCAGGACGGAGTGGACATCGGATGGTGGCCTGGAAGAGACAGTTAATCCTTTTTGGTGGCTTCCATGAGAGTACAAG AGATTACATCTATTACAATGACCTGTATGCCTTCAACCTGGACGCTTTCACGTGGAGCAGGCTGTCCCCGTCCGGGACTGGGCCCACACCCAGGTCAGGCTGCCAGATGACCGTCACCGCCCAGGGCAGCATCGTCATCTACGGGGGCTACTCGAAGCAG AGAGTCAGGAAGGATGTGGACAGAGGTACCCAGCACTCCGACATGTTCCTGCTGAAGgctgaggagggaagagaag GCAGATGGGCCTGGACTCGGGTCAACCCTTCCGGAGCCAAGCCCACCCCAAGGTCCGGCTTCTCGGTGGCTGTGGCCCCGAACCATCAGACGCTGCtgtttgggggtgtgtgtgacgATGAGGAGGACGAGAGCCTGGAGGGCCACTTCCTCAGTGACCTGCACTTCTACGACCCCGTCAGGAACCGCTGGTTCGCGGGGCAGCTGAAG GGGCCCAAGGTGGAGAAGAGGAGGCGCAGGCGGGGCAGAAGAGGGGAGCCCGGGGATTCCAGCAAGCAGGAACTGAAGGGGACCCGGGCCCAGGAGCCCCTGCAGGTGGCCAGAGAGCTGGTGGCAGAGGATGGGACCGTGGCCACCGTCCAGCAGGGGCTCGCTGCCCGGGGCCCGGCGGGACAGCCCGAGTCCGACGACAGCGACGATGGCCCCAGCGAGGCGGCGGTCCCTGCGGTGGAGCCGAGCGCCCGCTCCAGCGCCATGCTGGCCGTGAAGCACGGGCGCCTCTACCTCTATGGGGGCATGTTTGAGGCTGGCGACCGCCAGGTCACCCTCAGCGACCTGTACTGCCTCGACCTCCACAAGATGGAGGAGTGGACCGTCCTGGTGGAGATGGATCCAG AATCTCAGGAGTGGCTGGAGGAGACGGACTCGGAGGAGGACAGCGACGAGGTCAAGGGCGCCGAGGGCGGCGGGGAGAGTGAAGAGGACGAGGACAGCGGCGAGGAGGCCAGGG AGCAACGCCCCTCGGCGGCGCCCGGTGAGCCGTTCGCAGACTCCCTGCCCAGGACCGAGCAGTAG
- the KLHDC4 gene encoding kelch domain-containing protein 4 isoform X3: protein MVAWKRQLILFGGFHESTRDYIYYNDLYAFNLDAFTWSRLSPSGTGPTPRSGCQMTVTAQGSIVIYGGYSKQRVRKDVDRGTQHSDMFLLKAEEGREGRWAWTRVNPSGAKPTPRSGFSVAVAPNHQTLLFGGVCDDEEDESLEGHFLSDLHFYDPVRNRWFAGQLKGPKVEKRRRRRGRRGEPGDSSKQELKGTRAQEPLQVARELVAEDGTVATVQQGLAARGPAGQPESDDSDDGPSEAAVPAVEPSARSSAMLAVKHGRLYLYGGMFEAGDRQVTLSDLYCLDLHKMEEWTVLVEMDPESQEWLEETDSEEDSDEVKGAEGGGESEEDEDSGEEAREQRPSAAPGEPFADSLPRTEQ from the exons ATGGTGGCCTGGAAGAGACAGTTAATCCTTTTTGGTGGCTTCCATGAGAGTACAAG AGATTACATCTATTACAATGACCTGTATGCCTTCAACCTGGACGCTTTCACGTGGAGCAGGCTGTCCCCGTCCGGGACTGGGCCCACACCCAGGTCAGGCTGCCAGATGACCGTCACCGCCCAGGGCAGCATCGTCATCTACGGGGGCTACTCGAAGCAG AGAGTCAGGAAGGATGTGGACAGAGGTACCCAGCACTCCGACATGTTCCTGCTGAAGgctgaggagggaagagaag GCAGATGGGCCTGGACTCGGGTCAACCCTTCCGGAGCCAAGCCCACCCCAAGGTCCGGCTTCTCGGTGGCTGTGGCCCCGAACCATCAGACGCTGCtgtttgggggtgtgtgtgacgATGAGGAGGACGAGAGCCTGGAGGGCCACTTCCTCAGTGACCTGCACTTCTACGACCCCGTCAGGAACCGCTGGTTCGCGGGGCAGCTGAAG GGGCCCAAGGTGGAGAAGAGGAGGCGCAGGCGGGGCAGAAGAGGGGAGCCCGGGGATTCCAGCAAGCAGGAACTGAAGGGGACCCGGGCCCAGGAGCCCCTGCAGGTGGCCAGAGAGCTGGTGGCAGAGGATGGGACCGTGGCCACCGTCCAGCAGGGGCTCGCTGCCCGGGGCCCGGCGGGACAGCCCGAGTCCGACGACAGCGACGATGGCCCCAGCGAGGCGGCGGTCCCTGCGGTGGAGCCGAGCGCCCGCTCCAGCGCCATGCTGGCCGTGAAGCACGGGCGCCTCTACCTCTATGGGGGCATGTTTGAGGCTGGCGACCGCCAGGTCACCCTCAGCGACCTGTACTGCCTCGACCTCCACAAGATGGAGGAGTGGACCGTCCTGGTGGAGATGGATCCAG AATCTCAGGAGTGGCTGGAGGAGACGGACTCGGAGGAGGACAGCGACGAGGTCAAGGGCGCCGAGGGCGGCGGGGAGAGTGAAGAGGACGAGGACAGCGGCGAGGAGGCCAGGG AGCAACGCCCCTCGGCGGCGCCCGGTGAGCCGTTCGCAGACTCCCTGCCCAGGACCGAGCAGTAG